A stretch of the Notamacropus eugenii isolate mMacEug1 chromosome 2, mMacEug1.pri_v2, whole genome shotgun sequence genome encodes the following:
- the MYRF gene encoding myelin regulatory factor isoform X3 — protein sequence MEVVDETEALQRFFEGHDINGALEPSNIDTSILEEYISKEDSSDICFPDIPAPAGYPHTQPSGSSSGHHLNPPGGGGGPSSGRHGPLPPPPCGSGFSAHLNINNNNGLAVAKGFAGHCLSGGSGPPIKSEPKAAYAPGALPDSPPDSGSEAYSPQQVNDPHLLRTMTPENMCHVSIPSRLEHPPPPPPATHLAGPPPPPTHLAGPLPPPPHYPVLQRDLYMKAEPLMPPYAMGQGVAPGDLHHAQQSQMLHQLLQQHGTELPAHPSKKRKHSESPPNTLNAQMLNGMIKQEPGTVASLPLHPARAPTPPWHQQGPLSPGPGSLPLSIARVQTPPWHPQGAPSPGLMQDTESLNGSYLDPNYQSIKWQPHQQNKWATLYDANYKELPMLTYRVDADKGFNFSVGDDAFVCQKKNHFQVTVYIGMLGEPKYVKTPEGLKPLDCFYLKLHGVKLEALNQSINIEQSQSDRSKRPFNPVTVTLPPEQVTKVTVGRLHFSETTANNMRKKGKPNPDQRYFMLVVALQAHAQNQTYTLAAQISERIIVRASNPGQFESDSDVLWQRAQLPDTVFHHGRVGINTDRPDEALVVHGNVKVMGSLMHPSDIRAKEHVQEVDTTEQLKRISRMRLVHYSYKPEFAASVGIEASPETGVIAQEVKEILPEAVKDTGDMVFANGKTIENFLVVNKERIFMENVGAVKELCKLTDNLETRIDELERWSHKLAKLRRLDSMKSTGSSGAFSQADSQFSRAGSVPHKKRPPKMASKAPSGVPDQACISQRFLQGTIIALVVVMAFSVVSMSTLYVLSLRNEEDLVDLDGSSQNYGTTQLRQSPASSSPPGPQPSHQPAITGLPDAAPTLTVRHLDLCLSPPCPVVCCSLPTPSPSSSRSPAPPAPGPTANRSGPSQTSLLPVTSIRAKSWGLSANGIAHVKPPKSLEPPASPSAPFTGMQGKAKNSPNLSIPTRARRGAPLPSPATPPPTRPGGPLGTRPSLSSIQVLENSLSITRQYCAPGDACRPGNFTYRIPISSNTPLHLSLTLQMNSSSPVSVTFCSLVSQENPCGEASFPRSLRSHSDTQGTCHQWPVTILSFQDFVYHFRVALLGQANCSSEASTQAVTDYFFHFYRLCD from the exons GCCACGACATCAATGGGGCCCTCGAACCTTCTAACATAGACACCAGCATCCTGGAGGAATATATCAGCAAAGAGGACTCTTCAGACAT CTGCTTCCCCGATATACCTGCTCCTGCCGGCTACCCACACACCCAGCCCTCGGGCTCCAGCAGTGGCCACCACCTGAATCCtccagggggtgggggaggaccCTCCTCAGGCCGCCATggccccctcccaccccctccctgcGGGTCTGGCTTCAGTGCCCACCtcaacatcaacaacaacaatggtCTGGCGGTGGCCAAAGGCTTTGCAGGGCACTGCCTGAGCGGGGGCTCGGGGCCACCCATCAAATCGGAGCCCAAGGCAGCCTATGCCCCAGG CGCCCTGCCAGACTCCCCTCCAGACTCGGGCTCGGAAGCATATTCTCCCCAGCAGGTGAATG ACCCTCACCTCCTGCGAACGATGACCCCTGAGAATATGTGCCACGTCAGCATTCCCTCTCGCCTGGAGCACCCTCCCCCTCCACCTCCTGCCACCCACCTAGCTggccctccccctcctccaacccACCTGGCCGGGCCTCTGCCTCCCCCACCTCACTACCCAGTTCTGCAGCGGGATCTGTACATGAAGGCAGAGCCTCTCATGCCCCCCTATGCCATGGGGCAGGGTGTGGCCCCCGGAGACCTGCACCATGCCCAGCAGTCCCAGATGCTTCACCAGCTGCTGCAGCAGCATGGGACTGA GCTCCCTGCACACCCTTCCAAGAAGAGGAAGCACTCCGAGTCACCCCCCAACACCCTCAACGCCCAGATGCTCAACGGGATGATAAAACAGGAGCCAGGTACGGTGGCATCCCTGCCCCTCCATCCTGCCAGAGCCCCAACGCCACCCTGGCATCAGCAAGGTCCCCTCTCGCCAGGACCAGGATCCCTCCCCCTCAGCATTGCCAGAGTCCAGACGCCACCTTGGCATCCGCAGGGGGCACCTTCACCAG GCCTCATGCAGGACACTGAGAGCCTGAACGGGTCTTACCTGGACCCCAATTACCAGTCTATTAAGTGGCAGCCCCACCAGCAGAACAAGTGGGCCACGCTCTATGATGCCAATTACAAAGAGCT ACCCATGCTCACTTACCGGGTGGACGCTGACAAGGGCTTCAATTTCTCCGTGGGCGATGACGCCTTCGTGTGTCAGAAGAAGAACCATTTCCAGGTGACGGTGTACATTGGCATGCTCGGGGAGCCCAAGTACGTCAAGACCCCCGaaggcctaaagcccctggactGCTTCTATCTAAAGCTGCATGGAGTCAAG cTGGAGGCCTTGAATCAGTCCATCAACATTGAGCAGTCCCAGTCTGACCGGAGCAAGCGGCCCTTCAACCCAGTCAC GGTCACACTGCCTCCAGAACAAGTCACCAAAGTGACAGTGGGCCGCCTGCACTTCAGCGAGACCACGGCCAACAACATGCGCAAGAAAGGCAAACCGAACCCAGACCAACG GTACTTCATGCTGGTGGTGGCGTTGCAGGCTCATGCCCAGAACCAGACATATACGCTGGCAGCCCAGATTTCAGAGCGCATTATCGTGAGG GCCTCAAACCCGGGCCAGTTTGAGAGTGACAGTGACGTCCTGTGGCAGCGGGCCCAGCTGCCTGACACCGTCTTCCACCATGGCCGTGTGGGCATCAACACAGATCGGCCAGATGAGGCTCTGGTCGTCCATGGCAATGTGAAAGTGATGGGCTCCCTCATGCACCCTTCAGACATCCGGGCCAAGGAACATGTGCAGGAG GTGGATACCACTGAGCAACTGAAGAGGATCTCCCGGATGCGGCTGGTACACTACAGCTACAAGCCGGAGTTTGCAGCCAGCGTGGGCATAGAGGCCTCCCCTGAGACTG GGGTCATCGCCCAGGAAGTGAAGGAAATCCTCCCAGAGGCTGTGAAGGACACTGGAGACATGGTCTTTGCTAATGGGAAGACCATCGAGAACTTCTTGGTAGTGAACAAG GAGCGTATCTTCATGGAGAACGTAGGGGCCGtgaaagagctttgcaaactgaCGGACAACCTGGAGACACGGATCGATGAGCTGGAGCGCTGGAGCCACAAATTGGCCAAGCTGCGCCGGCTAGACAGTATGAAGTCCACAGGCAGCTCGGGGGCCTTCAG CCAAGCAGACAGCCAGTTCAGCCGAGCTGGGAGCGTCCCCCACAAGAAGCGGCCCCCTAAGATGGCCAGCAAG GCGCCCTCCGGGGTCCCAGACCAGGCCTGCATCAGCCAGCGCTTCCTGCAGGGGACCATCATTGCCCTGGTGGTGGTCATGGCCTTCAG TGTGGTGTCCATGTCTACCCTGTATGTGCTCAGCCTGCGCAATGAGGAAGATCTAGTGGACTTGGACGG GTCAAGTCAGAACTATGGGACGACTCAACTCCGCCAGTCCCCAGCCTCCAGCAGCCCACCGGGACCCCAGCCCTCCCACCAGCCCG CCATAACTGGCCTGCCGGACGCTGCCCCCACCCTTACTGTCCGTCACTTGGACCTGTGCCTCAGTCCTCCCTGTCCCGTTGTTTGCTGCTCTCTGCCCACCCCGAGCCCCTCCTCTAGTAGGAGTCCTGCCCCTCCTGCCCCTGGCCCCACTGCCAACCGCTCAG GCCCAAGCCAGACCTCGCTGCTGCCAGTCACCAGCATCAGAGCCAAATCTTGGGGTCTTTCGGCCAATGGGATCGCCCATGTCAAGCCCCCCAAGAGCCTGGAGCCCCCTGCCAGCCCCTCAGCCCCTTTCACTGGCATGCAGGGCAAGGCCAAGAACAGCCCCAACCTGTCTATCCCTACTCGTGCCCGCCGTGGAGCCCCCTTGCCTAGCCCTGCCACACCCCCACCTACCCGCCCTGGTGGCCCACTTG GCACACGGCCCTCCCTGAGCTCTATCCAGGTCCTGGAGAACTCTCTGTCCATCACACGCCAATACTGTGCTCCAGGTGATGCCTGCAG GCCAGGGAACTTCACCTACCGCATTCCCATCAGCAGCAACACCCCCCTCCACCTCAGCCTGACCCTGCAGATGAA CTCCAGCTCCCCTGTCTCGGTGACATTCTGCAGCCTGGTGTCTCAGGAGAACCCTTGTGGGGAGGCCAGCTTTCCCCGCAGCCTCCGCAGCCACAGTGACACCCAG GGTACCTGCCACCAGTGGCCTGTGACCATCTTGTCCTTCCAGGACTTTGTGTACCACTTCCGAGTGGCCTTGCTG GGTCAGGCCAATTGCAGCTCGGAGGCATCCACCCAGGCTGTCACAGACTATTTCTTCCACTTCTACCGCCTGTGTGACTAA
- the MYRF gene encoding myelin regulatory factor isoform X1 yields MEVVDETEALQRFFEGHDINGALEPSNIDTSILEEYISKEDSSDICFPDIPAPAGYPHTQPSGSSSGHHLNPPGGGGGPSSGRHGPLPPPPCGSGFSAHLNINNNNGLAVAKGFAGHCLSGGSGPPIKSEPKAAYAPGALPDSPPDSGSEAYSPQQVNDPHLLRTMTPENMCHVSIPSRLEHPPPPPPATHLAGPPPPPTHLAGPLPPPPHYPVLQRDLYMKAEPLMPPYAMGQGVAPGDLHHAQQSQMLHQLLQQHGTELPAHPSKKRKHSESPPNTLNAQMLNGMIKQEPGTVASLPLHPARAPTPPWHQQGPLSPGPGSLPLSIARVQTPPWHPQGAPSPGLMQDTESLNGSYLDPNYQSIKWQPHQQNKWATLYDANYKELPMLTYRVDADKGFNFSVGDDAFVCQKKNHFQVTVYIGMLGEPKYVKTPEGLKPLDCFYLKLHGVKLEALNQSINIEQSQSDRSKRPFNPVTVTLPPEQVTKVTVGRLHFSETTANNMRKKGKPNPDQRYFMLVVALQAHAQNQTYTLAAQISERIIVRASNPGQFESDSDVLWQRAQLPDTVFHHGRVGINTDRPDEALVVHGNVKVMGSLMHPSDIRAKEHVQEVDTTEQLKRISRMRLVHYSYKPEFAASVGIEASPETGVIAQEVKEILPEAVKDTGDMVFANGKTIENFLVVNKERIFMENVGAVKELCKLTDNLETRIDELERWSHKLAKLRRLDSMKSTGSSGAFSQADSQFSRAGSVPHKKRPPKMASKAPSGVPDQACISQRFLQGTIIALVVVMAFSVVSMSTLYVLSLRNEEDLVDLDGSFAVSTSCLLALLRPRDPGGSVALCPWSSQNYGTTQLRQSPASSSPPGPQPSHQPAITGLPDAAPTLTVRHLDLCLSPPCPVVCCSLPTPSPSSSRSPAPPAPGPTANRSGPSQTSLLPVTSIRAKSWGLSANGIAHVKPPKSLEPPASPSAPFTGMQGKAKNSPNLSIPTRARRGAPLPSPATPPPTRPGGPLGTRPSLSSIQVLENSLSITRQYCAPGDACRPGNFTYRIPISSNTPLHLSLTLQMNSSSPVSVTFCSLVSQENPCGEASFPRSLRSHSDTQGTCHQWPVTILSFQDFVYHFRVALLGQANCSSEASTQAVTDYFFHFYRLCD; encoded by the exons GCCACGACATCAATGGGGCCCTCGAACCTTCTAACATAGACACCAGCATCCTGGAGGAATATATCAGCAAAGAGGACTCTTCAGACAT CTGCTTCCCCGATATACCTGCTCCTGCCGGCTACCCACACACCCAGCCCTCGGGCTCCAGCAGTGGCCACCACCTGAATCCtccagggggtgggggaggaccCTCCTCAGGCCGCCATggccccctcccaccccctccctgcGGGTCTGGCTTCAGTGCCCACCtcaacatcaacaacaacaatggtCTGGCGGTGGCCAAAGGCTTTGCAGGGCACTGCCTGAGCGGGGGCTCGGGGCCACCCATCAAATCGGAGCCCAAGGCAGCCTATGCCCCAGG CGCCCTGCCAGACTCCCCTCCAGACTCGGGCTCGGAAGCATATTCTCCCCAGCAGGTGAATG ACCCTCACCTCCTGCGAACGATGACCCCTGAGAATATGTGCCACGTCAGCATTCCCTCTCGCCTGGAGCACCCTCCCCCTCCACCTCCTGCCACCCACCTAGCTggccctccccctcctccaacccACCTGGCCGGGCCTCTGCCTCCCCCACCTCACTACCCAGTTCTGCAGCGGGATCTGTACATGAAGGCAGAGCCTCTCATGCCCCCCTATGCCATGGGGCAGGGTGTGGCCCCCGGAGACCTGCACCATGCCCAGCAGTCCCAGATGCTTCACCAGCTGCTGCAGCAGCATGGGACTGA GCTCCCTGCACACCCTTCCAAGAAGAGGAAGCACTCCGAGTCACCCCCCAACACCCTCAACGCCCAGATGCTCAACGGGATGATAAAACAGGAGCCAGGTACGGTGGCATCCCTGCCCCTCCATCCTGCCAGAGCCCCAACGCCACCCTGGCATCAGCAAGGTCCCCTCTCGCCAGGACCAGGATCCCTCCCCCTCAGCATTGCCAGAGTCCAGACGCCACCTTGGCATCCGCAGGGGGCACCTTCACCAG GCCTCATGCAGGACACTGAGAGCCTGAACGGGTCTTACCTGGACCCCAATTACCAGTCTATTAAGTGGCAGCCCCACCAGCAGAACAAGTGGGCCACGCTCTATGATGCCAATTACAAAGAGCT ACCCATGCTCACTTACCGGGTGGACGCTGACAAGGGCTTCAATTTCTCCGTGGGCGATGACGCCTTCGTGTGTCAGAAGAAGAACCATTTCCAGGTGACGGTGTACATTGGCATGCTCGGGGAGCCCAAGTACGTCAAGACCCCCGaaggcctaaagcccctggactGCTTCTATCTAAAGCTGCATGGAGTCAAG cTGGAGGCCTTGAATCAGTCCATCAACATTGAGCAGTCCCAGTCTGACCGGAGCAAGCGGCCCTTCAACCCAGTCAC GGTCACACTGCCTCCAGAACAAGTCACCAAAGTGACAGTGGGCCGCCTGCACTTCAGCGAGACCACGGCCAACAACATGCGCAAGAAAGGCAAACCGAACCCAGACCAACG GTACTTCATGCTGGTGGTGGCGTTGCAGGCTCATGCCCAGAACCAGACATATACGCTGGCAGCCCAGATTTCAGAGCGCATTATCGTGAGG GCCTCAAACCCGGGCCAGTTTGAGAGTGACAGTGACGTCCTGTGGCAGCGGGCCCAGCTGCCTGACACCGTCTTCCACCATGGCCGTGTGGGCATCAACACAGATCGGCCAGATGAGGCTCTGGTCGTCCATGGCAATGTGAAAGTGATGGGCTCCCTCATGCACCCTTCAGACATCCGGGCCAAGGAACATGTGCAGGAG GTGGATACCACTGAGCAACTGAAGAGGATCTCCCGGATGCGGCTGGTACACTACAGCTACAAGCCGGAGTTTGCAGCCAGCGTGGGCATAGAGGCCTCCCCTGAGACTG GGGTCATCGCCCAGGAAGTGAAGGAAATCCTCCCAGAGGCTGTGAAGGACACTGGAGACATGGTCTTTGCTAATGGGAAGACCATCGAGAACTTCTTGGTAGTGAACAAG GAGCGTATCTTCATGGAGAACGTAGGGGCCGtgaaagagctttgcaaactgaCGGACAACCTGGAGACACGGATCGATGAGCTGGAGCGCTGGAGCCACAAATTGGCCAAGCTGCGCCGGCTAGACAGTATGAAGTCCACAGGCAGCTCGGGGGCCTTCAG CCAAGCAGACAGCCAGTTCAGCCGAGCTGGGAGCGTCCCCCACAAGAAGCGGCCCCCTAAGATGGCCAGCAAG GCGCCCTCCGGGGTCCCAGACCAGGCCTGCATCAGCCAGCGCTTCCTGCAGGGGACCATCATTGCCCTGGTGGTGGTCATGGCCTTCAG TGTGGTGTCCATGTCTACCCTGTATGTGCTCAGCCTGCGCAATGAGGAAGATCTAGTGGACTTGGACGG CTCTTTCGCTGTGTCTACTTCCTGTCTTCTGGCCCTCCTCCGGCCCCGGGACCCGGGGGGGAGTGTGGCCCTGTGCCCATG GTCAAGTCAGAACTATGGGACGACTCAACTCCGCCAGTCCCCAGCCTCCAGCAGCCCACCGGGACCCCAGCCCTCCCACCAGCCCG CCATAACTGGCCTGCCGGACGCTGCCCCCACCCTTACTGTCCGTCACTTGGACCTGTGCCTCAGTCCTCCCTGTCCCGTTGTTTGCTGCTCTCTGCCCACCCCGAGCCCCTCCTCTAGTAGGAGTCCTGCCCCTCCTGCCCCTGGCCCCACTGCCAACCGCTCAG GCCCAAGCCAGACCTCGCTGCTGCCAGTCACCAGCATCAGAGCCAAATCTTGGGGTCTTTCGGCCAATGGGATCGCCCATGTCAAGCCCCCCAAGAGCCTGGAGCCCCCTGCCAGCCCCTCAGCCCCTTTCACTGGCATGCAGGGCAAGGCCAAGAACAGCCCCAACCTGTCTATCCCTACTCGTGCCCGCCGTGGAGCCCCCTTGCCTAGCCCTGCCACACCCCCACCTACCCGCCCTGGTGGCCCACTTG GCACACGGCCCTCCCTGAGCTCTATCCAGGTCCTGGAGAACTCTCTGTCCATCACACGCCAATACTGTGCTCCAGGTGATGCCTGCAG GCCAGGGAACTTCACCTACCGCATTCCCATCAGCAGCAACACCCCCCTCCACCTCAGCCTGACCCTGCAGATGAA CTCCAGCTCCCCTGTCTCGGTGACATTCTGCAGCCTGGTGTCTCAGGAGAACCCTTGTGGGGAGGCCAGCTTTCCCCGCAGCCTCCGCAGCCACAGTGACACCCAG GGTACCTGCCACCAGTGGCCTGTGACCATCTTGTCCTTCCAGGACTTTGTGTACCACTTCCGAGTGGCCTTGCTG GGTCAGGCCAATTGCAGCTCGGAGGCATCCACCCAGGCTGTCACAGACTATTTCTTCCACTTCTACCGCCTGTGTGACTAA
- the MYRF gene encoding myelin regulatory factor isoform X2, producing the protein MEVVDETEALQRFFEGHDINGALEPSNIDTSILEEYISKEDSSDICFPDIPAPAGYPHTQPSGSSSGHHLNPPGGGGGPSSGRHGPLPPPPCGSGFSAHLNINNNNGLAVAKGFAGHCLSGGSGPPIKSEPKAAYAPGALPDSPPDSGSEAYSPQQVNDPHLLRTMTPENMCHVSIPSRLEHPPPPPPATHLAGPPPPPTHLAGPLPPPPHYPVLQRDLYMKAEPLMPPYAMGQGVAPGDLHHAQQSQMLHQLLQQHGTELPAHPSKKRKHSESPPNTLNAQMLNGMIKQEPGPGSLPLSIARVQTPPWHPQGAPSPGLMQDTESLNGSYLDPNYQSIKWQPHQQNKWATLYDANYKELPMLTYRVDADKGFNFSVGDDAFVCQKKNHFQVTVYIGMLGEPKYVKTPEGLKPLDCFYLKLHGVKLEALNQSINIEQSQSDRSKRPFNPVTVTLPPEQVTKVTVGRLHFSETTANNMRKKGKPNPDQRYFMLVVALQAHAQNQTYTLAAQISERIIVRASNPGQFESDSDVLWQRAQLPDTVFHHGRVGINTDRPDEALVVHGNVKVMGSLMHPSDIRAKEHVQEVDTTEQLKRISRMRLVHYSYKPEFAASVGIEASPETGVIAQEVKEILPEAVKDTGDMVFANGKTIENFLVVNKERIFMENVGAVKELCKLTDNLETRIDELERWSHKLAKLRRLDSMKSTGSSGAFSQADSQFSRAGSVPHKKRPPKMASKAPSGVPDQACISQRFLQGTIIALVVVMAFSVVSMSTLYVLSLRNEEDLVDLDGSFAVSTSCLLALLRPRDPGGSVALCPWSSQNYGTTQLRQSPASSSPPGPQPSHQPAITGLPDAAPTLTVRHLDLCLSPPCPVVCCSLPTPSPSSSRSPAPPAPGPTANRSGPSQTSLLPVTSIRAKSWGLSANGIAHVKPPKSLEPPASPSAPFTGMQGKAKNSPNLSIPTRARRGAPLPSPATPPPTRPGGPLGTRPSLSSIQVLENSLSITRQYCAPGDACRPGNFTYRIPISSNTPLHLSLTLQMNSSSPVSVTFCSLVSQENPCGEASFPRSLRSHSDTQGTCHQWPVTILSFQDFVYHFRVALLGQANCSSEASTQAVTDYFFHFYRLCD; encoded by the exons GCCACGACATCAATGGGGCCCTCGAACCTTCTAACATAGACACCAGCATCCTGGAGGAATATATCAGCAAAGAGGACTCTTCAGACAT CTGCTTCCCCGATATACCTGCTCCTGCCGGCTACCCACACACCCAGCCCTCGGGCTCCAGCAGTGGCCACCACCTGAATCCtccagggggtgggggaggaccCTCCTCAGGCCGCCATggccccctcccaccccctccctgcGGGTCTGGCTTCAGTGCCCACCtcaacatcaacaacaacaatggtCTGGCGGTGGCCAAAGGCTTTGCAGGGCACTGCCTGAGCGGGGGCTCGGGGCCACCCATCAAATCGGAGCCCAAGGCAGCCTATGCCCCAGG CGCCCTGCCAGACTCCCCTCCAGACTCGGGCTCGGAAGCATATTCTCCCCAGCAGGTGAATG ACCCTCACCTCCTGCGAACGATGACCCCTGAGAATATGTGCCACGTCAGCATTCCCTCTCGCCTGGAGCACCCTCCCCCTCCACCTCCTGCCACCCACCTAGCTggccctccccctcctccaacccACCTGGCCGGGCCTCTGCCTCCCCCACCTCACTACCCAGTTCTGCAGCGGGATCTGTACATGAAGGCAGAGCCTCTCATGCCCCCCTATGCCATGGGGCAGGGTGTGGCCCCCGGAGACCTGCACCATGCCCAGCAGTCCCAGATGCTTCACCAGCTGCTGCAGCAGCATGGGACTGA GCTCCCTGCACACCCTTCCAAGAAGAGGAAGCACTCCGAGTCACCCCCCAACACCCTCAACGCCCAGATGCTCAACGGGATGATAAAACAGGAGCCAG GACCAGGATCCCTCCCCCTCAGCATTGCCAGAGTCCAGACGCCACCTTGGCATCCGCAGGGGGCACCTTCACCAG GCCTCATGCAGGACACTGAGAGCCTGAACGGGTCTTACCTGGACCCCAATTACCAGTCTATTAAGTGGCAGCCCCACCAGCAGAACAAGTGGGCCACGCTCTATGATGCCAATTACAAAGAGCT ACCCATGCTCACTTACCGGGTGGACGCTGACAAGGGCTTCAATTTCTCCGTGGGCGATGACGCCTTCGTGTGTCAGAAGAAGAACCATTTCCAGGTGACGGTGTACATTGGCATGCTCGGGGAGCCCAAGTACGTCAAGACCCCCGaaggcctaaagcccctggactGCTTCTATCTAAAGCTGCATGGAGTCAAG cTGGAGGCCTTGAATCAGTCCATCAACATTGAGCAGTCCCAGTCTGACCGGAGCAAGCGGCCCTTCAACCCAGTCAC GGTCACACTGCCTCCAGAACAAGTCACCAAAGTGACAGTGGGCCGCCTGCACTTCAGCGAGACCACGGCCAACAACATGCGCAAGAAAGGCAAACCGAACCCAGACCAACG GTACTTCATGCTGGTGGTGGCGTTGCAGGCTCATGCCCAGAACCAGACATATACGCTGGCAGCCCAGATTTCAGAGCGCATTATCGTGAGG GCCTCAAACCCGGGCCAGTTTGAGAGTGACAGTGACGTCCTGTGGCAGCGGGCCCAGCTGCCTGACACCGTCTTCCACCATGGCCGTGTGGGCATCAACACAGATCGGCCAGATGAGGCTCTGGTCGTCCATGGCAATGTGAAAGTGATGGGCTCCCTCATGCACCCTTCAGACATCCGGGCCAAGGAACATGTGCAGGAG GTGGATACCACTGAGCAACTGAAGAGGATCTCCCGGATGCGGCTGGTACACTACAGCTACAAGCCGGAGTTTGCAGCCAGCGTGGGCATAGAGGCCTCCCCTGAGACTG GGGTCATCGCCCAGGAAGTGAAGGAAATCCTCCCAGAGGCTGTGAAGGACACTGGAGACATGGTCTTTGCTAATGGGAAGACCATCGAGAACTTCTTGGTAGTGAACAAG GAGCGTATCTTCATGGAGAACGTAGGGGCCGtgaaagagctttgcaaactgaCGGACAACCTGGAGACACGGATCGATGAGCTGGAGCGCTGGAGCCACAAATTGGCCAAGCTGCGCCGGCTAGACAGTATGAAGTCCACAGGCAGCTCGGGGGCCTTCAG CCAAGCAGACAGCCAGTTCAGCCGAGCTGGGAGCGTCCCCCACAAGAAGCGGCCCCCTAAGATGGCCAGCAAG GCGCCCTCCGGGGTCCCAGACCAGGCCTGCATCAGCCAGCGCTTCCTGCAGGGGACCATCATTGCCCTGGTGGTGGTCATGGCCTTCAG TGTGGTGTCCATGTCTACCCTGTATGTGCTCAGCCTGCGCAATGAGGAAGATCTAGTGGACTTGGACGG CTCTTTCGCTGTGTCTACTTCCTGTCTTCTGGCCCTCCTCCGGCCCCGGGACCCGGGGGGGAGTGTGGCCCTGTGCCCATG GTCAAGTCAGAACTATGGGACGACTCAACTCCGCCAGTCCCCAGCCTCCAGCAGCCCACCGGGACCCCAGCCCTCCCACCAGCCCG CCATAACTGGCCTGCCGGACGCTGCCCCCACCCTTACTGTCCGTCACTTGGACCTGTGCCTCAGTCCTCCCTGTCCCGTTGTTTGCTGCTCTCTGCCCACCCCGAGCCCCTCCTCTAGTAGGAGTCCTGCCCCTCCTGCCCCTGGCCCCACTGCCAACCGCTCAG GCCCAAGCCAGACCTCGCTGCTGCCAGTCACCAGCATCAGAGCCAAATCTTGGGGTCTTTCGGCCAATGGGATCGCCCATGTCAAGCCCCCCAAGAGCCTGGAGCCCCCTGCCAGCCCCTCAGCCCCTTTCACTGGCATGCAGGGCAAGGCCAAGAACAGCCCCAACCTGTCTATCCCTACTCGTGCCCGCCGTGGAGCCCCCTTGCCTAGCCCTGCCACACCCCCACCTACCCGCCCTGGTGGCCCACTTG GCACACGGCCCTCCCTGAGCTCTATCCAGGTCCTGGAGAACTCTCTGTCCATCACACGCCAATACTGTGCTCCAGGTGATGCCTGCAG GCCAGGGAACTTCACCTACCGCATTCCCATCAGCAGCAACACCCCCCTCCACCTCAGCCTGACCCTGCAGATGAA CTCCAGCTCCCCTGTCTCGGTGACATTCTGCAGCCTGGTGTCTCAGGAGAACCCTTGTGGGGAGGCCAGCTTTCCCCGCAGCCTCCGCAGCCACAGTGACACCCAG GGTACCTGCCACCAGTGGCCTGTGACCATCTTGTCCTTCCAGGACTTTGTGTACCACTTCCGAGTGGCCTTGCTG GGTCAGGCCAATTGCAGCTCGGAGGCATCCACCCAGGCTGTCACAGACTATTTCTTCCACTTCTACCGCCTGTGTGACTAA